Within uncultured Fibrobacter sp., the genomic segment CCGGACATGCTGCGCGAAGCGCGCCATGGTGCAGAATTTTACCTGCGTTCTTATGAGTACGCCAAGGGCGAAATCAAGGATATGATCGTAAACATTGGTGATGAAACTGATCATAATTATTGGACTCGTGCGGATAGTATGGAATCGATTGACCCGGTGCCTCCAAGACCGGTTATACATGGCATTGGCCCAGGCATGTCTGCTCAGGTTGCGGCTGGCCTTGCTTTGTTGAGTGTGCGTTATGCAACGTATGATAAAGCCTTTGCGGATAGTTGCCTTAAGGTGGCTGAAAAACTGTATGCCTATGCCAAGGAACACTTTGGAGAAGAGGAATACTGCCTTGCTGGGTTCTATGCCTGTACTATTAACTCGAACCATATTGATGCTCTTGCGATGGCGGCCATTGCGCTTCATTATGCGACTTACGAAAAGACGAAGAAGATGGATTACCTGAATGATGCTGCCGAAGACAAAAAAATATCCGACAATTCTCAAAATCATAAATATGAGTCGGGTTTTGCGGGTGGCTGGCTTGGTAGACCTTCTGGTTTTTCTTCGGCGGGTTGGACTTCAACTGACGATGAACGCTATGCGATTACGTCGTATGCCTTTTACAAGTTGCTTTTGGCAGATAAGGAAACAGCTGCTAAATATGGAATTCAGGATTCCTTACGCATTGACTATACGAGCAGATTAAAGGACGCTCTTGCAAAAAATGTGTATAATGATGCTGGGAGTGATGGTGATAATTCTGTGATTATACATTTTGGACCGGATGATCATCGTCGAGTTGAAAATTTTTATTACGCTACGCCATGGTATGTAAAGCCGTTTTTTAATTTCGCCCCTGTTCGTTATGAATCTGGTTTGATATTAAATATGCTTGCGTATGCAGAAGTTGCAAAATCTGATGAGATTCGTCAGCTTGCCATAAACAAGATGAATTACATTCTGGGTGCTAACCAATGGGATATGTCTTTTATGGTGGGTGTGGGCGACAAGAACGATGCGCATGCCCACAACCGTACGGCAAACCCGGAAGGTTGGAATAGGTTTGATAAGGAGAATATGGCGGAACGTCCTGTGGGTTATAGCTACAGACCGCCGGTCGGCGCTCTCTTGGGTGGGTCGATGAGCGATACTCTGCTTTCTGACTGGTATGAGTATGGTTCAATAGAAACGGCCATAGACGTTAATGCCACCTTCCTTGCGGCAAACGTGCTTCTTTCTCCGGCTGCTACCGCTGCCGACACGTCTAAGAAAGATACGACCAAAAAGGATGCCATTGTCAATGTACCTGAAATCGGTGTCGCTGGCCTTGAAATCGTGAACCGCGGCATGACTCTGGATGTGAACTACACGCTCCCCACCGAGCAGAACGTGAAAATCACGCTGGTGTCGGTGAAGGGCAAAATCCAGAGACAGTATGCTCCGGGCCGCCAGACCGCCGGCAGCCACGCCTTGCAGTGGAATGTAGAGGCAATCCCCGCCGGCGCCTACATCGTGAATTACACCGCCGGCAGCTTCCACCAGCACAAACTGGTGAAGATTACACGCTAGAATGTCTTCCCGGCCGAAGAGCGGGTTAGTGGGCACTTGCAATTTATTGCTTATGTGCCCACAATCCTCGGAACGGGGAGATCTCCTTTTACGGTTTTCTAAAGCGCTTGCAATTCTTATTATATTGTATTACAGAGAACAAAAGAGAGGAGAAATTATGCGTTTAGCATCCCTTATTCCGTTTGTAGCGGTTAGCGCGTTTGCTGCTGACACCCCGTTTGACCTGATTCGTCCGGTTTACCCGATGGTATGGAGCACTTCCGCTGTTGAAGATGGCGGAACAGTCTATGATTTTGCCAATTTTAGCGCAAACGAAAAGGATACCGTGGTCGGTACTCCGGAGTCCGGTTCAATGCCGGCAGATTTCAAGGCCAACGCCTACATCGCGGACACCTTGAACCAGGCGTTCATCGACGCCTTGAGCTTGAAGGTCGGCAACATCCGCGTGAATCAGGCCGGTTACCTGCCGGATGACCCCGAAAAGCAGTTCTACTACGTTTCGAATAGTTGCGAAACGGCTACCTATTCCGTTGTCGACTTGGACGGCAAGGAAGTCGCTACGGGCGGCAAGTTCACGGCTACCACGGATTCTGCCAAATCTAATAGAACAGTGAAGGCGTATGTCAATTCTCTTCAAGAGCGTTACACGGTGGAAAGGGTCTCTCCCAAAACCAAACTGTGCGCAGGCAAACTTGCCGAGCTGGCAGCCCTTCCCACGGACAAACGCCTCCGCATCAAGGTGGGTAAGGAATATTCTTCGACCTTTATTGTGAGCGACAAGGTCTATTCCATGGTTCGCGATGCGAACCTCAAGTTCTTTGGCGGTGAACGCAGTGGCGATTCGGAGTCCTGGTCCCATGCTTCGAGCCATGTGCACGACACCATTCCTGGTGGTTGGTACGATGCAGGTGACTTTTTGAAGATGGCTCCGACGATGGGCTATACCTTCTTGGTGCTTTCTGTGCTTTCTGCTGTTCATCCGGAACGTGACGAAGACCATTACGCCTTTAACCACAACGAAATCGTAAAGATAGACGGCATTCCGGACATGTTGCGCGAAGCTCGCCACGGTGCAGAATTTTACCTGCGTTCCTATGAGTATGCCAAGGGCGAAATCAAGGATATGATTGTCAAGGGCGAAATCAAGGATATGATTGTAAACATTGGCGATGCTGAGGATCATAATTATTGGAATCGTGCGGACAGTATGGAATCTGTGAAACAGTTGCGCCCTAGATCGGTTCTGCATGGTATTGGCCCTGGTATGTCTGCCCAGGTTGCTGCTGGCTTAGCCCTGTTGAGCGTGCAATATGCAACGTATGATAAAACTTTCGCAGATAGTTGCTT encodes:
- a CDS encoding glycoside hydrolase family 9 protein, translating into YPMEWSTAAVEEGGTVYDFANFKVNEKDTVVGTPESGAKPADFKANAYIADTLNQAYLDALILQPSDIRVNQAGYLTDDPEKQFYYVSDKCEEATYSVVDLDGEEVAKGGKFKANGTSDQVIRVVNASVNSLLKRYMVEKTIPGAKVCAGKLAELAALPTDKRLRIKVGKQYSSTFIVSDKVYSMVRDANLKFFGVQRSGDSDSWFHGPSHVHDTILGGWYDTGDFLKAAPTMGYAFMMLSVLSTVHPERDEDHYAFNHNEIVKTDGIPDMLREARHGAEFYLRSYEYAKGEIKDMIVNIGDETDHNYWTRADSMESIDPVPPRPVIHGIGPGMSAQVAAGLALLSVRYATYDKAFADSCLKVAEKLYAYAKEHFGEEEYCLAGFYACTINSNHIDALAMAAIALHYATYEKTKKMDYLNDAAEDKKISDNSQNHKYESGFAGGWLGRPSGFSSAGWTSTDDERYAITSYAFYKLLLADKETAAKYGIQDSLRIDYTSRLKDALAKNVYNDAGSDGDNSVIIHFGPDDHRRVENFYYATPWYVKPFFNFAPVRYESGLILNMLAYAEVAKSDEIRQLAINKMNYILGANQWDMSFMVGVGDKNDAHAHNRTANPEGWNRFDKENMAERPVGYSYRPPVGALLGGSMSDTLLSDWYEYGSIETAIDVNATFLAANVLLSPAATAADTSKKDTTKKDAIVNVPEIGVAGLEIVNRGMTLDVNYTLPTEQNVKITLVSVKGKIQRQYAPGRQTAGSHALQWNVEAIPAGAYIVNYTAGSFHQHKLVKITR